The segment CCTAGTGGAGGGAAATGCCATGCAATTCATTGTACGGCTAATATAAATGGTGAATGCCCTGGTTCACTCAGGGTACCTGGAGGATGTAACAATCCTTGTACCACGTTCGGAGGACAACAATATTGTTGCACACAAGGTCCATGTGGTCCTACTGATTTATCGAGATTTTTCAAACAAAGATGTCCTGATGCGTATAGCTACCCACAAGATGATCCTACTAGCACATTTACTTGCCCTAGTGGTAGTACAAATTATAGGGTTGTTTTTTGTCCTAATGGTGTTACTAGCCCAAATTTCCCCTTGGAGATGCCTTCAAGTGATGAAGAGGCTAAGTAAAATTGAGTCACTTTCTTTTAAATTGCTTGAAGTAGTCGAGTTATATAATTGGCTTGTAATAAACCTAATATCATTACAAGAATAAAAGTCACATCATCGCAAATATGTTGTTtcgaatattattttatcttcttttatgtatattttattgtttacgTAGCAACTTGTCAAGTAAAAGAATAATATCAGTCAGttcaaaaacataaatactATAATATACtggataaaataaataaggacatctcatgagattattttatctcatttttttatatgataaaaagTTTCATcacttaatataaaaataaaatagaaattattatCCACAATTTTAGGTCAAAGTCAATAGTAGATGGAAATATTTGTTTATAGGCGGCTCTTAGAACATTTTCAAGTACGTACGTAACAATGCCAAAAGATTAAATtgagaaaatttatatttttattaaaaaaattatatttataaacgtagaaaattcactattttttttttatcattaacatattttacatattttagagaattaaaagtgaaaaagatTCTAATAACTTGTTAACCTGATGTAATAGATTAACAAGTTGACTTCATCACActcaaaagaataaaatgaattgttaaaaataataataataatttatcgccactcaaaagaataaaaaatattgtagaaCGTGACTTTATCAATACTAATCTCCTATAAAACAACGATTGATTTGAACTTCACAGAAATTGATGGAATGAAATGACTAAATATTGTATtaggataaaataattaacaacattACTCTggaaaataatattcttttgtCAATATAGtaattaatgatgaataattaattaaccacCAAGCAACATAAAAAACCCCACTCACCAATATCTCCATATACCCCCATTTTCTTGACTTTTTTGAGTGTAGATACACATacgtttttcttttaattatatccACTTGACAcatgacatttttttatattaatagcGTGGAGTTAAAAAGTTTACGTGatgcaaatttaaattatttgatacagtttaaaaaaaaaggaagaatgaaattatttgaatatatcTTATTAATGATCCGTTATTTCAAATAAAAcgtaataaatattttaaaacggATTGAATATTCCGGTGCTAAGGACTTTGCTGCTTATTATCAGGCATAAAAGTCACGGAATGTGCATCATGACGTGCTGAAAATATGCAAAGGGGCTGTGGTGGATGttagttttcaatttttactttgatACATCGAATTTGAgccatgaaaataaatttcttttaattatatataataagtgTTTTGCCTTCAAAGTAAGATTTGTCGAACTCTATTTATAATGAATATCAAAAGCATGATTAATAGAACATTAAAAATtcgtaattatttatttaaaaaatcaaataaactcCTTGATTCTATATGGCTCCGCCTTGACCCTTTGCATGAAATATTCTAAAAGCCGCCTACAAAAAAGATTTCCATCTCGACTAATTATTATGTCCTATAAAGATAGCTATCCTATATAGTAATTATAATAGTTTATCTTGTCcctacaattttatatttttgatctGATTACTGTAGAATGTTATCaatactattttttcattccttttttttttgtctaaggTTTAAGACTTAAATAATTaggaattaaaaagaaaaaattaaacgaTACTCCAAATGCACTCTTGTGTGAGAATTTTGAACTATCATGAGTAAGACAAATTAAAGTACAATATGTTATTCAAATCTTAGCCACCTCAAGATAACAAACTAAAAGAAATGTGGATAATACAAAAGACAACTAATGAACAAAACTCAACCATTTTGAACAAGAAAGAGGTGGCTCAACTCAAGATTTCTACTTAATTAAGCCACTTCAAGAGTACTTGTAGGAATCTCCAATGGGAAATTTGTTGTTTCATTGTGAGTAGAGCCATAAGGACAAAACATAACCTTGTAGTCTGTAGTCCAACTCTGACAAGTAAAAGTACTTGTTGGATCGTCTTGAGGGTAACTATAGGCATCGGGACATCTTTGTTTGAAAAATCTTGACAAATCGGTAGGACCACATGGACCTTGGGTGCAACAATATTGTTGTCCTCCGAATGTGGTACAAGGGTTGTTACATCCTCCGGGTACCCTAAGTGAACCAGGGCATTCGCCGTTTATATTAGCAACACATTGAATTGGATGACATTTTCCCGGCCCAGGGTTAGTTGGGCCAAAAGACATAGGGATGTTGAATCCATCAATAACAGAAATGTCCCAGAAATCTAAGTTACTAAATTGATTCAAAGCGTATTCAGCTAAGGTGTTTGGTGGTTTACCCCATCCTTTGCATTCCAAGACTCCACCACAATCACCGGTCTGGCACCAACCTCTACCAGCACCATCAAAATTGCAATTAGTACGACCCCAAATACGTGCCATTTTGGTGCCCGGTGGGGCCCAAAACCACCAACTTTGACCTCTCTCGAGACGTCGGCCACCTCCTACGGGAGTCGCCACTGCCCATACGGTGTATGGGCAGTTGTTATGGACCTCAAATACACCGGAAGCATAAGTGTAAGTCACAAATGCAAGGAGAAAGAACACTAAACAAGTTGTCAAGTGACTCATTTTAGTATAAGAAGTTGTAGGATATATTTGCATATCGAGCTAGGGGTTTATAT is part of the Solanum pennellii chromosome 8, SPENNV200 genome and harbors:
- the LOC107026712 gene encoding osmotin-like protein OSML15, with product MSHLTTCLVFFLLAFVTYTYASGVFEVHNNCPYTVWAVATPVGGGRRLERGQSWWFWAPPGTKMARIWGRTNCNFDGAGRGWCQTGDCGGVLECKGWGKPPNTLAEYALNQFSNLDFWDISVIDGFNIPMSFGPTNPGPGKCHPIQCVANINGECPGSLRVPGGCNNPCTTFGGQQYCCTQGPCGPTDLSRFFKQRCPDAYSYPQDDPTSTFTCQSWTTDYKVMFCPYGSTHNETTNFPLEIPTSTLEVA